Proteins encoded in a region of the Eriocheir sinensis breed Jianghai 21 unplaced genomic scaffold, ASM2467909v1 Scaffold990, whole genome shotgun sequence genome:
- the LOC126995129 gene encoding uncharacterized protein LOC126995129, whose amino-acid sequence MFQRMISVMNVRGQGQDVRWNDKYRCVLRPRAGGDEGGEGGVEDQAGRFDEQSEANIKFLQEIGEICKVWAGKEKKKRGTKIGRLPTPTASALHITCNALPASCRDIILRKIPGS is encoded by the exons ATGTTCCAGAGGATGATCTCGGTGATGAACGTGCGCGGGCAGGGGCAGGACGTGCGCTGGAATGACAAGTACCGCTGCGTGCTGAGGCCAAGGGCAGGAGGTGACGAGGGCGGGGAAGGAGGCGTCGAGGACCAGGCAGGCCGTTTTGATGAGCAGTCAGAGGCCAACATCAAGTTCCTCCAGGAGATTGGCGAGATTTGCAAG GTTTGGGccggcaaggagaagaagaagagggggacaaAGATCGGCAGGCTGCCGACACCCACCGCCTCGGCTCTGCACATCACGTGCAATGCCCTGCCCGCCTCCTGCAGGGACATCATCCTCCGCAAGATCCCCGGGTCGA